atattctgtgAAAACTTAcatctcgcctgaactgcctatccacgccgagtgtcctcaggtcctctttcgccacctcagtccagaacttccgtttttggCTAGATGGCTTGTTCCAGCTTGTACccggcaaactcctcagaactcgttgaacaaggcgatttGCCGGTCTCTTTAATTATGACCAAacaagcgaagacgatttactttagctactttcgatggcggtacAAGATGCAGGTTgctatcttccacgtgtcatccgccggtataccacatcaatttctgcgtaaagatcttcattgtgacataccctaggccaaaagtagccaagtagccgtctaagcggctttcgttccgtgcaatcaagcctctccataaccggtgatggtgctgcccaagccTCCGGTCCGtgcatcatgatagggcgaattgcggataggcaGACTCGCAGCGTGAATTGGTTgctgatgggggtcgaccacaggcatttcgttaatgagttaaatgcagaagtagccttagcgcatctttgctgaacatctctctcgtagctgccgttgttcttcagcgtacagcccaggtaacagaacttatcgacgagttctatcggttgtccatccactctgattcccgttcgaggtctcgaagagatccacatctgtctgcatttatcagggcgtagaagAAGTCCACAGGCTGCAGCCAGATTCGAttcaaggttgacaacatgttgaagtttcgtactgctttccgcgaatataacatcGTCGACGAATTCGAGATCAGTCAAGAGGcacctgatggtgctaagacaatttcggcaggacactggtcgactgttcttcgcataatgtcgtcaatggcgaaattgaacagaaaggatccTGCCAActccccttgtcttactccagttaccacttcaaatgGTGTTATACATCCGGCTGCTGTTCGTACTGCACCACTTATTCTTTGATTCAtatcatcaagcaagcgaacgaactttcctggtacttcatcggcgcggagcgcgttgagaagacggcctcggtgagaaGAGTCGAACgtggcttcaaagtccagaaatgctagttgcattggtttcgaataccgctgccagatttcgatcactctcgtGATGAATGACACCTGGTcagtcgtagatcggccagaacaaaagccagcttgttcgTAGCGCGtcgtttcttcgcgatgtttttATGAGTCGGTCCaagataatgcgctccaacgtcttgtacataacacgcagcgaagattcctcgataattcctagggtccttgacggataacttcttgtggaggggaattataaTAGCGTGTTTCCAcaagtcaggtatcctttcgtctatccatattgaacggatgatctttgtcatctcacgaatcccagacggaggaagatatttcagcatttccgcgctgatcccgtcgtctccaccacaTTTTccgttcttcattttttgaatacagaatAGAACTTCCGACatggtcggtggctcctcgttaaccgcgtatatcggtctatgaacgtgctcgggttcaggagctgacggtgctagccggttcagcaaggtcttgaagtgttccttccaaattggaagggttgcttcaccgacagctcctccattggcagtgttgaggacaggagaacatattttcattttgccaCTGTACTGTTTTAGtggagcataggctttccgcgggttcctgtcttcccacgccttctcaaactccatcgctcttgacgtccactcggtcttgttgcagttgtcgacgcagcttccttctaggACGCTTTTcgtggttgaagtcaccagcgttGCGCGCGCGATAAAGAATTGTACGTGggttttgtttccgcagatgcaaaggcgtgctccaacatgaatagacacaggttggcggaattttgttctgcattcattaTCTTTCAGatctgccatgtcgattttcggttaaagaggaactcctcggtttctctggtggaaccgtatcttgtagctgagaagaactggacggtggtcacagtcgaacgcgacgtcccaaacagctctagattttcggatatctgattAAAGAttgttcctcgtcagaacatAGTCGAGCTGAAACTTAAGAGCCTTCATCTTCctcttgcgctgctcttcagacgTTAAGAGAGtcgacccctgccacgtgagctgatggcgtcgatgagtcctcttaaacgtggaagcgatgatgaggcccgtctattcgcacaagtcgaccaggaAGTCAGCGTTGTCCGatgtgcgctccgctggataacagcattttcctagcacatcggattgttcgagtgccatcttcgcatttgcgtcgattctgacaatgaccacctgcggcttggtattttagacatcagcgcattgagttcatcgtagaaggcgtccttactgttgtcctcagcggtttccgtaggtgcttGAACACTTACGACCCaaagtttacgtcctctgcgatcccgcagtcgtagaaaggcgcatctagacggcgttgagccaaattcctccaccaggttcttgtaatctttcctcacagctatcacGCAGcttactttgttctcatcagcatcgcagGACTATATAGTGTAATTTTCGTTGCTGATGACGGGACGAtttctcatgcgtgtttcctgcactGCAGCAAAacgcacacagagatatcggcGGGTTgctggagttcactcgatagtgtttgGCAGTTCagcgaatggttgttgccaaagattctatgctcccttcaggcagttgacctttcaggttatgggctttggcgatgtgctggacaacagcaccttttcgcaaagtatgggaatctttcgccatataacagtgcaggttatatagctcgtacgttcccaatgcgtacactcgaacgcctgattgcgtttagttaaagcagtgCCACCAcatgcaggt
This is a stretch of genomic DNA from Necator americanus strain Aroian chromosome II, whole genome shotgun sequence. It encodes these proteins:
- a CDS encoding hypothetical protein (NECATOR_CHRII.G6523.T2), whose translation is MWISSRPRTGIRVDGQPIELVDKFCYLGCTLKNNGSYERDVQQRCAKATSAFNSLTKCLWSTPISNQFTLRVCLSAIRPIMMHGPEAWAAPSPVMERLDCTERKPLRRLLGYFWPRRPANRLVQRVLRSLPGTSWNKPSSQKRKFWTEVAKEDLRTLGVDRQFRRDVSFHRIWNSDEWIDSVQALAEDREGCAELRSRTAHLGEDAADLDKHNGSDDGNDAETLTVINSERSVGRRAERECSAPVIIS
- a CDS encoding hypothetical protein (NECATOR_CHRII.G6523.T1), whose product is MWISSRPRTGIRVDGQPIELVDKFCYLGCTLKNNGSYERDVQQRCAKATSAFNSLTKCLWSTPISNQFTLRVCLSAIRPIMMHGPEAWAAPSPVMERLDCTERKPLRRLLGYFWPRVCHNEDLYAEIDVVYRRMTRGR
- a CDS encoding hypothetical protein (NECATOR_CHRII.G6524.T1), with the protein product MQLAFLDFEATFDSSHRGRLLNALRADEVPGKFVRLLDDMNQRISGAVRTAAGCITPFEVVTGVRQGELAGSFLFNFAIDDIMRRTVDQCPAEIVLAPSGAS
- a CDS encoding hypothetical protein (NECATOR_CHRII.G6525.T1); protein product: MADLKDNECRTKFRQPVSIHVGARLCICGNKTHVQFFIARATLVTSTTKSVLEGSCVDNCNKTEWTSRAMEFEKAWEDRNPRKAYAPLKQYSGKMKICSPVLNTANGGAVGEATLPIWKEHFKTLLNRLAPSAPEPEHVHRPIYAVNEEPPTMSEVLFCIQKMKNGKCGGDDGISAEMLKYLPPSGIREMTKIIRSIWIDERIPDLWKHAIIIPLHKKLSVKDPRNYRGIFAACYVQDVGAHYLGPTHKNIAKKRRATNKLAFVLADLRLTRCHSSRE